One genomic window of Methanosarcina acetivorans C2A includes the following:
- a CDS encoding M48 family metallopeptidase — MTFTHSKFMAYVPANVPEYDYPRIIQPLFINFYHEKAEKVLKQRARKYLLYFDDKPSLIKIQTLKNKWGNCSKTNQLRFNWRVIMAKMSIIDYVVVHELCHTKYKDHSKAFWNEVQKILPDYEERKAWLRVHGDLLKI; from the coding sequence TTGACCTTTACTCACAGCAAGTTCATGGCTTATGTGCCTGCAAATGTTCCTGAATATGACTATCCTCGAATCATACAACCCCTTTTCATCAATTTCTACCACGAAAAAGCGGAAAAGGTTCTCAAACAGAGGGCCAGAAAGTATCTGCTGTATTTTGATGATAAGCCTTCTCTGATAAAGATCCAGACCCTGAAAAACAAGTGGGGAAACTGTTCGAAGACAAATCAGTTGAGATTCAACTGGCGGGTTATTATGGCTAAAATGTCCATAATTGACTATGTGGTTGTCCACGAACTCTGCCATACAAAGTATAAAGACCACTCAAAGGCTTTCTGGAATGAGGTGCAGAAAATCCTTCCGGATTATGAAGAAAGGAAAGCATGG